A genomic region of Trifolium pratense cultivar HEN17-A07 linkage group LG3, ARS_RC_1.1, whole genome shotgun sequence contains the following coding sequences:
- the LOC123915716 gene encoding cytochrome P450 736A117-like: MSTFLQSSLSHEIFSSFPMFFFTIFPLFLISLFFIIKWYFSNSVTTRNSPPSPPRLPLLGNLHQLGLFPHRSLQNFSHKYGPLMLLYFGKVPVLVVSSADAASKVMKTHDLVFSDRPQRKIFDILLYGSKDVASCAYGEYWRQVRSLSVLHLLSNKRVQSYHHVREEDTLRMMEYIKECCSSASPLNLNDLCSTITNDIICRVAFGKRYREGREMKLQEALSQFEELFGSVCIGDYIPWLDWLGKVNGFYSKAEKCAKYLDEFMEQVIEEHISRWSDGDVSVDSEDQNDFVDVLLSVQKTNAIGFPIDRTVIKALILDIFVAGTDTTYTVLEWAMTELLRHETVMHKLQDEVRTVVGNKTHVTEEDLVNMNYLKAVIKETLRLHLPVPLLTPRKCMEDIQLDGYDIAAGTHVIINAWAIARDPSSWEEPVEFKPERFMNSSIEFKGLDFELIPFGAGRRGCPGVVFAIAVNELVLANLVYQFDWKLADAVEGKDLDMSETFGLTLHRKYPLLAVATKYDRNR, translated from the exons ATGTCCACATTTCTACAAAGTTCTCTTTCACATGAGATCTTCTCTTCATTCCCTATGTTTTTCTTCACTATCTTTCCGCTATTCCTTATTTCTcttttcttcatcatcaaatGGTATTTCAGCAATTCTGTCACCACAAGAAACTCACCACCGTCACCTCCAAGATTGCCTCTACTTGGTAATCTCCATCAACTTGGCTTATTCCCTCACCGATCACTCCAAAACTTTTCTCACAAATATGGCCCTTTAATGCTTCTTTATTTTGGTAAGGTTCCAGTACTTGTGGTTTCCTCTGCTGATGCAGCTTCTAAAGTAATGAAAACTCATGACTTAGTTTTCTCTGATAGGCCACAACGTAAAATCTTCGATATCCTTTTATATGGTTCGAAAGATGTGGCAAGTTGTGCATATGGTGAGTATTGGAGACAAGTAAGGAGTCTCAGTGTGTTACACCTTCTTAGTAACAAAAGGGTTCAATCTTATCATCATGTGAGAGAGGAGGACACTTTAAGAATGATGGAATATATTAAGGAATGTTGTTCTTCTGCGTCACCGTTGAATTTAAATGATTTGTGTTCTACAATTACTAATGATATAATATGTAGGGTGGCTTTTGGAAAAAGATACCGTGAAGGAAGAGAGATGAAATTGCAGGAGGCGTTGTCTCAGTTTGAGGAGTTATTTGGTAGTGTATGTATAGGAGACTATATACCTTGGCTTGATTGGTTGGGGAAAGTTAATGGTTTTTATAGCAAGGCAGAAAAATGTGCCAAATATTTGGATGAGTTCATGGAACAAGTTATTGAGGAGCACATTAGTCGTTGGTCTGATGGAGATGTTAGTGTTGATAGTGAGGATCAGAATGATTTTGTGGATGTTTTGCTTTCTGTTCAAAAGACTAATGCTATTGGCTTCCCAATTGATAGAACTGTAATCAAGGCTTTGATACTA GACATATTTGTTGCAGGTACAGACACTACCTACACAGTACTAGAATGGGCGATGACAGAACTATTAAGACACGAAACTGTGATGCATAAATTACAAGATGAGGTGAGAACTGTGGTTGGCAACAAAACTCATGTAACTGAAGAGGATTTGGTTAACATGAACTATTTGAAGGCCGTGATCAAAGAGACACTTCGCCTTCATTTACCAGTTCCGCTATTAACCCCTCGGAAATGTATGGAAGATATCCAACTAGATGGTTATGACATTGCAGCTGGAACACATGTAATTATCAATGCTTGGGCTATTGCTAGAGACCCTTCAAGTTGGGAAGAACCTGTAGAGTTTAAACCAGAAAGGTTTATGAACAGTTCAATTGAATTTAAAGGATTGGACTTTGAACTTATCCCATTTGGAGCAGGAAGAAGAGGTTGTCCTGGAGTGGTGTTTGCTATTGCTGTGAATGAATTGGTGTTAGCAAACCTTGTTTACCAATTTGATTGGAAATTGGCTGATGCTGTAGAAGGGAAGGATTTGGACATGTCTGAAACTTTTGGCCTTACTCTACATAGAAAATACCCTCTACTTGCAGTAGCTACTAAATATGACAGAAATAGATAA